A portion of the Gossypium arboreum isolate Shixiya-1 chromosome 8, ASM2569848v2, whole genome shotgun sequence genome contains these proteins:
- the LOC108462501 gene encoding protein NODULATION SIGNALING PATHWAY 2-like: MEFHASWPTYNPIGLPIEDEGFCLADMDALVNSFKFSTSSVSIEHFSDISSSTPYVDEAYSSHFLSTHLPGILQWVNEGDTPNDQFSLDGVENYCSEQMFMEDVSCQNLSPTSAEVSMDVIPLVQAYLVLPDESMEIDNQTSILHLLKACGDAMGSKQMELAQEIIRRLNEKASPTGKSIERLAFYLTLSLDKQANYLMQEASKNYDAAFNALYQIFPYGRFAHFTANSAILESIPAYATVLHIVDFDIGKGIQWPALIETLGRQGLRTLRLTTIKWEEEDGSCNATTSFEETKKQLCKHAKTFGLRMEVEEMDIEGLMSKVKMDNEWLAFNCMVVLPHMEKQRSVKHVEEFLTTAKALLRSDTSKGIITLGDGIGIKKWTDYTSFDSFFEAQLVYFQALLESMEQFQFLEARIAMECLFVVPHLCSLVNAQQWKETCSTGCSLTKLGLEPRRMSWENYLEAEELVRQAEGSCWVKTEGENNNEMVLGYMGAPLVRVSSWT, translated from the coding sequence ATGGAGTTCCACGCTTCTTGGCCAACTTACAATCCAATAGGTTTACCAATTGAAGATGAAGGGTTTTGCTTGGCAGACATGGATGCCCTAGTTAACAGTTTCAAGTTTTCCACTTCATCTGTTTCCATTGAACATTTCTCAGACATTTCTTCTTCAACTCCATATGTCGATGAAGCCTATAGTTCCCACTTTTTAAGCACTCATTTGCCAGGCATCTTACAATGGGTTAATGAGGGTGATACTCCAAATGACCAGTTTAGTCTTGATGGTGTTGAAAACTATTGTTCGGAACAGATGTTTATGGAAGATGTCAGCTGCCAGAATCTCTCACCAACGTCGGCTGAAGTTTCCATGGATGTCATCCCACTGGTTCAAGCTTACTTGGTTCTGcctgatgaaagcatggaaattgATAACCAAACATCGATTCTTCATCTATTGAAAGCTTGTGGGGATGCCATGGGGAGCAAACAGATGGAGCTAGCACAAGAAATCATTAGGAGACTAAACGAAAAGGCCTCTCCGACCGGCAAAAGCATCGAACGACTTGCATTTTATTTGACACTATCATTGGACAAGCAAGCTAACTACTTAATGCAAGAAGCAAGCAAAAATTACGATGCAGCCTTCAATGCCTTGTATCAGATCTTCCCCTATGGTAGGTTTGCTCATTTCACTGCTAATTCGGCCATACTGGAATCCATCCCTGCCTATGCTACGGTACTACATATTGTGGATTTCGATATTGGTAAAGGCATACAATGGCCTGCTTTGATCGAAACACTTGGAAGGCAAGGGTTAAGAACGTTGCGGCTGACCACAATAAAATGGGAGGAAGAGGATGGCAGTTGCAATGCTACAACTAGCTTCGAGGAGACGAAGAAGCAGCTGTGTAAACATGCAAAGACTTTTGGGCTTAGAATGGAGGTAGAGGAAATGGATATAGAAGGTTTAATGAGCAAGGTTAAAATGGATAACGAGTGGTTAGCATTCAATTGTATGGTTGTGTTACCTCACATGGAAAAACAGAGGAGTGTTAAGCATGTGGAGGAATTTCTTACAACAGCAAAGGCATTGCTTAGGAGTGATACAAGTAAAGGCATCATTACTTTGGGAGATGGAATTGGTATCAAAAAATGGACAGACTATACGAGTTTCGATTCATTCTTCGAAGCACAGCTGGTCTACTTCCAGGCCTTGCTTGAGTCCATGGAGCAATTTCAATTCCTAGAGGCAAGAATAGCTATGGAATGTTTGTTTGTGGTACCCCATCTTTGTTCCCTTGTTAATGCTCAACAATGGAAAGAAACTTGCAGTACAGGGTGTTCCCTCACGAAACTCGGCTTGGAACCTCGGAGGATGAGCTGGGAAAACTATTTGGAAGCAGAGGAGCTGGTGAGACAAGCGGAGGGTTCATGTTGGGTGAAAACAGAAGGAGAGAATAACAATGAAATGGTGTTGGGTTACATGGGAGCTCCCCTTGTCAGAGTGTCTAGCTGGACATAG